Proteins from one Algicella marina genomic window:
- a CDS encoding SDR family NAD(P)-dependent oxidoreductase: MARTILITGCSSGIGLDAAHGLKARGWRVFATCRKPDDCARLETEGLESFPLDLASEESIQSAIAETLSRTGGTLDALFNNGAFACPAFAEDLPRGALREIFETNLFGQFDLINRLMPTFRAQGHGRIVNNSSVLGLAAVRGRGAYVATKFAMEGLTDTYRLENRIPGLHFILIEPGPITSDIRLKARVAFEKWIDWQNSPNREQYESVLRPRLYAGVGKKDQWELPASAVTAKLIHALESERPKPRYFVTVPTYAASLIKRLMPTRIADRILRKS, encoded by the coding sequence CTGGCGCGTCTTCGCCACCTGCCGCAAGCCCGACGATTGCGCCCGGCTGGAGACCGAAGGGCTGGAGAGCTTCCCCCTCGATCTCGCCAGCGAGGAAAGCATCCAGTCCGCCATCGCAGAGACGCTTTCCCGCACCGGCGGCACCCTCGACGCGCTTTTCAACAACGGCGCCTTCGCCTGCCCCGCCTTCGCCGAGGATCTGCCGCGCGGAGCCCTGCGCGAAATCTTCGAGACCAACCTTTTCGGCCAGTTCGACCTCATCAACCGCCTGATGCCCACCTTCCGCGCCCAGGGTCACGGCCGGATCGTCAACAACTCCTCCGTCCTCGGCCTCGCTGCCGTCCGTGGCCGGGGTGCCTATGTCGCCACCAAGTTCGCGATGGAAGGTCTGACCGATACCTACCGCCTGGAGAACCGCATCCCCGGTCTGCACTTCATCCTGATCGAACCCGGGCCCATCACGTCGGACATCCGCCTCAAGGCCCGCGTGGCCTTCGAAAAATGGATCGACTGGCAGAACTCGCCCAACCGCGAGCAATACGAATCCGTCCTGCGGCCTCGCCTCTACGCGGGTGTCGGCAAAAAAGATCAATGGGAACTTCCCGCCTCCGCCGTCACCGCGAAGCTGATCCACGCGCTGGAAAGCGAGCGCCCGAAACCCCGCTATTTCGTGACCGTGCCGACCTACGCCGCCAGCCTGATCAAACGCCTGATGCCGACGCGCATTGCCGACAGGATTCTGCGGAAGTCGTGA